In Tripterygium wilfordii isolate XIE 37 chromosome 23, ASM1340144v1, whole genome shotgun sequence, one genomic interval encodes:
- the LOC119993026 gene encoding aspartic proteinase Asp1-like isoform X1, whose product MEARRRSECFPMMVLFFVGLCGTFQGCFVEAENNGKSAPPAAANRFRSSVVFPIEGNVYPIGYYYAMVNIGNPPKLYDLDIDTGSDLTWVQCDAPCVSCTKPRESLYKPKRNLVRCQHPLCAAIQVPETRHCESPTDQCDYEVDYADTGSSSGVLVADVIPLRLSNGSVIAPRLAFGCGYDQKTPGPAPAPPTAGVLGLGSGKVSLVSQMYAMAITQNVMGHCLSGQGGGFIFIGDDLVPPAGIVWTPMTTSLKEFYSSGPTELFFGGKPSGLKGFQVIFDSGSSYTYFNSEAYKTTLKLIRQDIKGKPLKDAPEEEALPVCWKGGKPFKSIRDVSSYFKPMVLIFTKLKNVQLQLAPEAYLIVTEKGNACLGILNGTEIDLGNLNILGDISLQDKMVIYDNGKQQIGWVSTDCNRLPNLDRDYIEDFSQPYTANFGILEGQCAAR is encoded by the exons ATGGAGGCGAGAAGGCGAAGTGAGTGTTTCCCGATGATGGTGTTGTTCTTCGTGGGTTTGTGCGGGACATTTCAAGGCTGTTTTGTGGAAGCCGAGAACAATGGAAAGTCAGCACCACCGGCGGCTGCTAATCGATTCCGCTCTTCTGTTGTTTTTCCGATTGAAGGAAATGTTTATCCCATCGG GTACTACTATGCGATGGTCAATATTGGCAACCCACCCAAGCTTTACGATTTGGACATTGATACCGGCAGTGATCTCACTTGGGTCCAATGTGACGCACCTTGTGTGAGTTGCACCAAG CCCCGCGAGAGTCTTTACAAGCCCAAAAGGAACCTTGTGCGATGTCAGCATCCCTTATGCGCAGCCATCCAGGTGCCAGAAACACGCCATTGTGAATCCCCAACCGATCAATGCGACTATGAGGTTGACTATGCTGATACTGGTTCATCGTCTGGTGTGCTGGTTGCAGACGTTATTCCCCTACGACTTTCCAATGGCTCTGTCATTGCACCTCGGTTGGCATTTGG GTGTGGGTATGATCAAAAGACTCCTGGTCCTGCCCCTGCACCTCCCACGGCTGGTGTCCTTGGTCTAGGCAGTGGCAAAGTTAGCCTCGTGTCACAAATGTATGCAATGGCTATAACACAAAATGTGATGGGGCACTGTTTAAGCGGGCAAGGTGGTGGGTTTATATTCATAGGAGATGATCTGGTTCCTCCTGCAGGAATTGTCTGGACACCAATGACCACCTCTTTAAA GGAATTCTACTCATCAGGACCGACGGAACTCTTTTTTGGCGGAAAACCTTCTGGACTAAAGGGATTTCAAGTTATTTTCGATAGTGGAAGCTCTTACACCTACTTTAATTCTGAAGCATACAAAACCACACTTAAACTG ATTAGGCAAGACATAAAAGGAAAGCCTTTAAAAGATGCACCTGAGGAAGAAGCTCTTCCAGTGTGCTGGAAAGGTGGAAAACCTTTTAAATCCATTCGTGATGTCAGTAGCTACTTCAAGCCCATGGTCCTGATCTTTACAAAATTAAAGAATGTTCAGCTGCAGTTAGCACCCGAAGCCTACCTGATTGTCACA GAGAAGGGAAATGCGTGCTTGGGAATTTTGAATGGCACTGAAATAGACCTGGGAAACTTGAACATACTAGGAG acatTTCTTTACAAGATAAGATGGTGATTTATGACAATGGAAAGCAGCAGATTGGATGGGTTTCAACAGACTGCAATAGGCTCCCCAA CTTGGATCGTGATTATATCGAAGATTTTTCTCAGCCATATACAGCCAATTTTGGTATCTTAGAAGGGCAGTGTGCAGCACGCTAA
- the LOC119993323 gene encoding kinesin-like protein KIN-7E, chloroplastic isoform X2 — protein sequence MGEQKSPGIIPLAVKDVFGIIQEMSGREFLLRVSYLEIYNEVINDLLDPIGQNLKIREDAQGTYVEGIKEEVVLSPAHALSLIASGEEHRHVGSNNFNLLSSRSHTIFTLTIESSPRGENQGEDDVNLSQLHLIDLAGSESSKTETIGLRRKEGSYINKSLLTLGTVISKLTDGKATHIPYRDSKLTRLLQSSLSGHGRISLICTVTPASSNSEETHNTLKFAHRSKHVEIKAAQNKIIDEKSLIKKYQNEISFLKQELQQLKHGMMGNPFVGASTQEDLVNLKLQLEAGQVKLQSRLEEEEQAKAALLGRIQRLSKLILVSTKNSMQSSIPERPGHRRRHSFGEDELAYLPERKQEYMIEDDIGSHASEVSAEGRDDATNLDELVKDYKRNRRRGMIGWFKMKKPDSLVGSSPSATGESSESESPTPYSKPSGDKIMHNDMTDRQRKSVGRWGDDPLAINSFPEKTQAGDLFSAAVTGRRLPPTGATIMDQMDLLREQMKMLVGEVALSTSSLKRLSEQATGNSEDSQLKEQMRRLKSEISEKKRQIRVLEQRMIGSVGLSPHTANGNEMSQALSKLTSQLNEKTFELEIKSADNRILQEQLQMKTSENAEMQETILLLRKQLSSLADRSSSNPLHLPERNHQTYAKELLDKTIEGSCEEAYADENTPTSVMSLNRIFSQGDSNECSGDAFFNSQVLVQPAEIENLKQEKVKLIEDKEGLEIHCKKLAEETSYAKELAAAAAVELRNLAEKVTRLSYENAKLSGDLAAAKEALCKPNYFQKSSLDDYNEDRMSSGQPGGCLRRREYEFLVEEMQKELNLRCQADVALQTALTERDERESELRRRLDEAKLREEDLVNELANMWVLVNKMRLCGISGDDLSSEGAHMLSISQPAIRNGFLLSNFQSFKGFKEESCKSVDEIRTLEELNGCYQIQKERKRCKELEVLVSRLKGEDIGGMDVTALEELQNFHLEAITKICHAKCALH from the exons gGGGAGCAAAAATCACCTGGAATTATTCCTTTGGCTGTGAAGGATGTGTTTGGAATTATTCAAGAG ATGTCCGGGCGGGAATTTCTTCTTCGTGTTTCTTACCTAGAAATTTATAATGAG GTCATCAATGACTTACTTGATCCAATCGGGCAAAAcctaaaaataagagaagatGCTCAG GGAACTTACGTTGAGggaatcaaagaagaagtcgtTCTATCCCCTGCACATGCTCTCTCATTGATAGCATCTGGAGAAG agCACAGGCATGTGggttcaaataattttaatctTCTCAGTAGTCGGAGCCACACTATATTCACCttg ACTATTGAAAGCAGTCCACGTGGGGAAAATCAAGGAGAAGATGATGTAAATTTGTCACAATTG CATTTGATTGATCTTGCAGGATCTGAAAGTTCTAAAACTGAAACAATTGGATTGCGGAGAAAAGAGGGCTCTTACATTAATAAAAGTCTACTAACTCTTGGCACA GTAATTTCGAAACTGACTGATGGAAAAGCCACTCATATTCCCTACCGAGATTCAAAACTCACCCGCTTGCTACAGTCATCCCTCAGTGGCCATGGGCGGATTTCT CTTATATGCACTGTGACACCTGCTTCTAGCAATAGTGAAGAGACACACAACACATTGAAGTTTGCCCATCGGAGCAAGCATGTAGAAATCAAGGCCGCCCAAAATAAG ATCATAGATGAGAAGTCTCTTATCAAAAAGTATCAGAACGAAATTTCTTTTCTGAAGCAAGAACTCCAGCAATTGAAGCACGGAATGATGGGGAATCCTTTTGTGGGTGCATCTACTCAAGAAGACCTGGTTAATTTGAAGCTTCAG CTGGAAGCTGGGCAGGTTAAATTGCAGTCGAGATTGGAAGAGGAGGAACAGGCCAAGGCAGCTTTGTTGGGAAGAATTCAGCGATTGTCCAAACTCATATTGGTTTCAACCAAGAATTCCATGCAATCAAGTATTCCTGAAAGGCCCGGCCACAGACGACGACATTCTTTTGGGGAAGATGAG CTGGCGTATTTGCCAGAGAGAAAACAGGAATATATGATTGAAGATGATATCGGAAGCCATGCATCTGAAGTTTCAGCAGAAGGAAGGGACGATGCCACCAATCTAGATGAGTTAGTCAAAGATTACAAAAGGAACAGGAGGCGGGGAATGATTGGCTGGTTTAAAATGAAA AAACCTGACAGCCTGGTTGGATCATCTCCAAGTGCTACTGGTGAGAGCTCCGAGAGTGAGTCGCCTACCCCTTATTCAAAACCATCGGGGGATAAAATAATGCATAATGATATGACGGATAGACAGAGAAAATCAGTAGGTAGATGGGGAGATGATCCTCTGGCCATTAACTCATTTCCAGAAAAGACCCAAGCAGGTGACTTGTTCAGTGCAGCTGTCACAGGTCGCCGCCTGCCTCCG ACTGGGGCCACAATAATGGATCAAATGGATCTGCTTCGCGAGCAAATGAAAATGTTAGTTGGGGAGGTGGCGTTGTCCACAAGTTCTCTCAAACGGTTGTCAGAGCAAGCAACTGGCAACTCTGAAGATTCACAACTTAAA GAACAGATGCGGAGGTTGAAATCTGAAATTAGTGAAAAGAAGCGTCAAATACGTGTTTTGGAGCAGCGGATGATTGGCTCTGTTGGGTTGAGTCCACATACTGCAAATGGCAATGAAATGTCTCAG GCACTGTCGAAGTTAACTTCCCAGCTAAATGAAAAAACTTTTGAACTTGAG ATTAAGTCAGCAGACAATAGGATACTTCAGGAGCAACTACAGATGAAG ACATCGGAGAACGCTGAGATGCAAGAGACTATTCTTTTGCTACGGAAACAGCTTAGCTCATTAGCAGATAGGAGCTCCAGCAATCCACTACATCTTCCAGAAAGGAATCATCAGACTTATGCCAAAGAGCTATTGGACAAGACTATTGAAGGGTCATGTGAAGAAGCTTATGCCGATGAAAATACTCCAACAAGTGTCATGAGCTTAAATCGAATATTTTCACAAGGGGACTCCAATGAATGCAGCGGCGATGCATTTTTTAATTCCCAAGTTCTTGTGCAG CCTGCTGAGATAGAGAATTTAAAGCAAGAGAAGGTGAAGCTGATTGAGGACAAGGAAGGGCTTGAAATTCACTGTAAAAAATTGGCAGAGGAGACTTCTTATGCAAAAGAATTGGCTGCTGCTGCGGCAGTTGAGCTTCGAAACTTGGCTGAAAAAGTAACCAGGCTTTCATATGAAAATGCAAAGCTAAGTGGTGATCTGGCTGCTGCAAAGGAGGCCTTGTGCAAACCTAACTACTTTCAGAAATCTTCACTAGATGATTACAATGAAGATAGAATGAGTAGTGGTCAACCTGGTGGGTGCCTGAGAAGACGAGAGTATGAGTTTCTGGTTGAAGAAATGCAGAAAGAACTCAATTTAAGATGCCAAGCAGATGTTGCATTGCAGACTGCTCTGactgagagagatgagagagaaagtgagcTTCGAAGAAGGCTCGATGAAGCAAAACTACGCGAAGAAGATTTGGTGAATGAGCTCGCAAATATGTGGGTTCTGGTTAACAAGATGAGACTGTGCGGCATTAGTGGTGACGACTTGTCATCTGAAGGGGCCCATATGTTGAGCATTTCCCAGCCAGCCATCAGAAATGGATTCTTGCTATCTAATTTTCAGTCATTTAAAGGATTTAAAGAGGAAAGCTGTAAAAGCGTCGATGAGATTAGAACATTAGAGGAGTTGAATGGTTGCTATCAGATtcagaaggaaaggaaaagatgCAAAGAACTAGAAGTTCTAGTTTCCCGATTGAAG GGTGAAGACATTGGAGGTATGGATGTCACTGCACTTGAAGAATTGCAGAATTTTCATCTTGAGGCGATAACAAAAATTTGTCATGCAAAG TGTGCACTACATTGA
- the LOC119992905 gene encoding E3 ubiquitin ligase BIG BROTHER-related-like isoform X1, whose product MENEEGEQTPRRVSVTDLDQVESDHVMAMALQEQEREALTALPHIETDSDDEEESEEYSSGEEEDYDSNDYEFFQSSRELEAAELEFLEEEGSNNDDDDEEMEEDDVDVDELTYEDLIALGEFIGEEKRGMSANEIPTCLRQFQCLSVDQNNRVDVVDRCVVCQVEFEEGEALVGLPCEHPFHSDCITKWLQIKKVCPICGTEVSSPKTATSRN is encoded by the coding sequence ATGGAGAATGAAGAGGGAGAGCAAACGCCAAGGAGGGTTTCTGTCACTGATCTCGATCAAGTTGAATCAGATCATGTTATGGCAATGGCTTTGCAAGAACAAGAGAGGGAAGCTCTTACTGCACTTCCACATATTGAAACTGACAGCGACGATGAAGAGGAGAGTGAAGAATATTCAAgcggagaagaagaagattacgACAGCAACGATTATGAATTTTTCCAGAGTAGCCGTGAACTTGAAGCTGCAGAACTAGAGTTCCTTGAGGAAGAAGGTAGCAACAATGACGATGACGATGAAGAAATGGAGGAAGACGATGTTGATGTGGACGAGCTAACGTACGAAGATTTGATCGCATTAGGAGAATTCattggagaagagaagagagggaTGTCAGCAAACGAAATCCCGACGTGCTTGCGCCAATTCCAGTGTTTATCCGTTGATCAGAACAACAGAGTGGATGTTGTTGATAGATGTGTTGTGTGTCAAGTTGAATTTGAAGAAGGTGAAGCTCTGGTGGGTCTTCCCTGTGAACATCCCTTTCATTCAGACTGTATTACCAAGTGGCTTCAAATCAAGAAGGTTTGCCCAATATGCGGCACTGAAGTTTCATCACCCAAAACTGCTACTTCTAGGAATTAA
- the LOC119992905 gene encoding E3 ubiquitin ligase BIG BROTHER-related-like isoform X2 produces the protein MAMALQEQEREALTALPHIETDSDDEEESEEYSSGEEEDYDSNDYEFFQSSRELEAAELEFLEEEGSNNDDDDEEMEEDDVDVDELTYEDLIALGEFIGEEKRGMSANEIPTCLRQFQCLSVDQNNRVDVVDRCVVCQVEFEEGEALVGLPCEHPFHSDCITKWLQIKKVCPICGTEVSSPKTATSRN, from the coding sequence ATGGCAATGGCTTTGCAAGAACAAGAGAGGGAAGCTCTTACTGCACTTCCACATATTGAAACTGACAGCGACGATGAAGAGGAGAGTGAAGAATATTCAAgcggagaagaagaagattacgACAGCAACGATTATGAATTTTTCCAGAGTAGCCGTGAACTTGAAGCTGCAGAACTAGAGTTCCTTGAGGAAGAAGGTAGCAACAATGACGATGACGATGAAGAAATGGAGGAAGACGATGTTGATGTGGACGAGCTAACGTACGAAGATTTGATCGCATTAGGAGAATTCattggagaagagaagagagggaTGTCAGCAAACGAAATCCCGACGTGCTTGCGCCAATTCCAGTGTTTATCCGTTGATCAGAACAACAGAGTGGATGTTGTTGATAGATGTGTTGTGTGTCAAGTTGAATTTGAAGAAGGTGAAGCTCTGGTGGGTCTTCCCTGTGAACATCCCTTTCATTCAGACTGTATTACCAAGTGGCTTCAAATCAAGAAGGTTTGCCCAATATGCGGCACTGAAGTTTCATCACCCAAAACTGCTACTTCTAGGAATTAA
- the LOC119993026 gene encoding aspartic proteinase Asp1-like isoform X2 — protein MEARRRSECFPMMVLFFVGLCGTFQGCFVEAENNGKSAPPAAANRFRSSVVFPIEGNVYPIGYYYAMVNIGNPPKLYDLDIDTGSDLTWVQCDAPCVSCTKPRESLYKPKRNLVRCQHPLCAAIQVPETRHCESPTDQCDYEVDYADTGSSSGVLVADVIPLRLSNGSVIAPRLAFGCGYDQKTPGPAPAPPTAGVLGLGSGKVSLVSQMYAMAITQNVMGHCLSGQGGGFIFIGDDLVPPAGIVWTPMTTSLKEFYSSGPTELFFGGKPSGLKGFQVIFDSGSSYTYFNSEAYKTTLKLIRQDIKGKPLKDAPEEEALPVCWKGGKPFKSIRDVSSYFKPMVLIFTKLKNVQLQLAPEAYLIVTEKGNACLGILNGTEIDLGNLNILGDISLQDKMVIYDNGKQQIGWVSTDCNRLPKS, from the exons ATGGAGGCGAGAAGGCGAAGTGAGTGTTTCCCGATGATGGTGTTGTTCTTCGTGGGTTTGTGCGGGACATTTCAAGGCTGTTTTGTGGAAGCCGAGAACAATGGAAAGTCAGCACCACCGGCGGCTGCTAATCGATTCCGCTCTTCTGTTGTTTTTCCGATTGAAGGAAATGTTTATCCCATCGG GTACTACTATGCGATGGTCAATATTGGCAACCCACCCAAGCTTTACGATTTGGACATTGATACCGGCAGTGATCTCACTTGGGTCCAATGTGACGCACCTTGTGTGAGTTGCACCAAG CCCCGCGAGAGTCTTTACAAGCCCAAAAGGAACCTTGTGCGATGTCAGCATCCCTTATGCGCAGCCATCCAGGTGCCAGAAACACGCCATTGTGAATCCCCAACCGATCAATGCGACTATGAGGTTGACTATGCTGATACTGGTTCATCGTCTGGTGTGCTGGTTGCAGACGTTATTCCCCTACGACTTTCCAATGGCTCTGTCATTGCACCTCGGTTGGCATTTGG GTGTGGGTATGATCAAAAGACTCCTGGTCCTGCCCCTGCACCTCCCACGGCTGGTGTCCTTGGTCTAGGCAGTGGCAAAGTTAGCCTCGTGTCACAAATGTATGCAATGGCTATAACACAAAATGTGATGGGGCACTGTTTAAGCGGGCAAGGTGGTGGGTTTATATTCATAGGAGATGATCTGGTTCCTCCTGCAGGAATTGTCTGGACACCAATGACCACCTCTTTAAA GGAATTCTACTCATCAGGACCGACGGAACTCTTTTTTGGCGGAAAACCTTCTGGACTAAAGGGATTTCAAGTTATTTTCGATAGTGGAAGCTCTTACACCTACTTTAATTCTGAAGCATACAAAACCACACTTAAACTG ATTAGGCAAGACATAAAAGGAAAGCCTTTAAAAGATGCACCTGAGGAAGAAGCTCTTCCAGTGTGCTGGAAAGGTGGAAAACCTTTTAAATCCATTCGTGATGTCAGTAGCTACTTCAAGCCCATGGTCCTGATCTTTACAAAATTAAAGAATGTTCAGCTGCAGTTAGCACCCGAAGCCTACCTGATTGTCACA GAGAAGGGAAATGCGTGCTTGGGAATTTTGAATGGCACTGAAATAGACCTGGGAAACTTGAACATACTAGGAG acatTTCTTTACAAGATAAGATGGTGATTTATGACAATGGAAAGCAGCAGATTGGATGGGTTTCAACAGACTGCAATAGGCTCCCCAAGTCCTGA